The DNA window GTTCATCAGCTCCATCACGGCGGCGATCGCGGTGTTGAAGGTCTGACGGCGGCCGATATCGTCGGTCACCTTGGCGATGGTTTTGTGCAGATCGCGGCGCAGCGCTTTCTGATCTTCGTTCAGCGCCGCCACGTCCAGCGGCTGTACCGCGCCTTTTTCCACGTGATCGTAGGCCAGTTTCCACACGCGTTTCAGGAAGCGGTTCGCCCCTTCCACGCCGGATTCCTGCCACTCCAGCGTCATTTCTGCCGGTGAAGCGAACATCATGAACAGACGCACGGTGTCCGCGCCGTATTTTTCCACCATCTCCTGCGGGTCGATGCCGTTGTTCTTCGACTTCGACATTTTGCTCATGCCAGCATAGACCAGTTCACGGCCTTGCGGATCGGTGGCCTTGGTGATGCGGCCCTTGTCGTCGCGCTCGACGGTGGCGTCAACCGGGGATACCCAGACGCGCTCCCCGCTGTTGCCGGTGTAGTAGAAGGCGTCGGCCAGCACCATGCCCTGACACAGCAGGCGTTTGGCCGGCTCGTCCGAATCCACCAGGCCCGCATCGCGCATCAGCTTGTGGAAGAAGCGGAAGTACATCAGGTGCATGATGGCGTGTTCGATGCCGCCGATATATTGATCGACCGGCAGCCAGTAGTTGGCGGCGGCCGGATCCAGCATGCCCTGGTCATACTGCGGGCAGGTGTAGCGCGCGTAGTACCAGGAGGACTCCATAAAGGTGTCGAAGGTGTCGGTTTCGCGCAGCGCCGGCTGGCCGTTGACGGTGGTTTTCGCCCACTCAGGGTCGGCCTTGATCGGGCTGGTGATGCCGTCCATGACCACGTCTTCCGGCAGGATCACCGGCAGCTGGTCTTCCGGCGTCGGCATTACGGTGCCGTCTTCCAGCGTCACCATCGGGATTGGCGCACCCCAGTAACGCTGACGGGAAACGCCCCAGTCGCGCAGACGGTAGTTGACCTTACGCTGGCCCACGCCCTTGGCGACCAGTTTGTCGGCGATGGCGTTGAAGCCCGCTTCATTATCCAGGCCGTCGAACTCGCCTGAATTGAACAGCGCGCCTTTGTCGGTCATCGCTTCGGCGCTCACGTCAGGCTGGCTGCCGTCGAGGTTCAGGATCACCGGCTTGATCGGCAGATCGTATTTGGTGGCGAATTCCCAGTCGCGCTGGTCGTGCGCCGGTACCGCCATCACGGCGCCGGTGCCGTATTCCATCAGCACGAAGTTGGCGACCCACACCGGCAGCTTCTCGCCGCTCAGCGGATGGACAACGAACAGGCCGGTCGGCATGCCTTTCTTCTCCATCGTCGCCATTTCGGCTTCGGCGACTTTGGTGTTGCGGCATTCGTCGATGAACTCGGTCAGCGCCGGGTTGTTGCGCGCGCCCTGTTGCGCCAGCGGGTGGCCCGCGGCGACCGCCACGTAGGTGGCGCCCATGAAGGTGTCCGGGCGGGTGGTGTAAACCGTCAGCTTCTCTTCGCTGTCCGCCACGTCGAAGGTGATTTCCACGCCTTCGGAGCGGCCAATCCAGTTGCGCTGCATGGTTTTCACCTGCTCCGGCCAGCTTTCCAGCGTGTCCAGATCGTTCAGCAGCTGATCGGCGTAGGCGGTGATTTTGATGAACCACTGCGGGATCTCTTTACGCTCGACCTTGGTGTCGCAGCGCCAGCAGCAGCCGTCGATAACCTGTTCGTTGGCCAGCACGGTCAGATCGTGCGGGCACCAGTTCACCGCCGAGGTCTTCTTGTAGACCAGGCCTTTTTCATACAGCTTGGTGAAGAACCACTGTTCCCAGCGGTAGTATTCCGGCTGGCAGGTGGCGATTTCGCGATCCCAGTCATAGCCGAAGCCCAGCAGTTTCAGCTGATTCTTCATGTATTCGATGTTGTCGTAGGTCCACGGGGCCGGCGCGGTGTTGTTTTTCACCGCTGCGCCTTCCGCCGGCAGGCCGAACGCATCCCAGCCGATCGGCTGCAGTACGTTTTTGCCCAGCATGCGCTGATAGCGCGAGATCACGTCGCCGATAGTGTAGTTACGAACGTGGCCCATGTGCAGTCGGCCGGACGGGTAAGGCAGCATGGATAGGCAGTAGTACTTTTCCTTGCTGTCGTCTTCGGTAACTTTGAAAGTCTGCTTCTCTTGCCAGTGAAGCTGTACGTTCGATTCTATGTCTTCTGGACGGTATTGCTCTTGCATGGCGGCCGGTGGTCCTGTAGGTGTAAACCGTTGCCCCGGTCAGAGGCAACGCAATGAACATTTAGTATTCGTAGATCCGCATAGCATAGCTGATAAGACCTCCCGGCAACAACTCCAAGCGCCTGACTCGGCGCATTTAAAAAAAACGCCGCCATGACGCGGCTCACAACCTGCGGATCCCGCGTCTTGCCAAGTGACATCAGTCATTTACGGCTAAAATAAGAACAAGTAGCTTAGGGGTATCCCTACAGCCAAGTCCGGCGCAGCGTTTATCGAGGAGAGTCTATGAACAAGGTTGCTCAGTATTACCGCGAATTGGTGGCATCGCTGACCGAACGCCTGAAAAACGGTGAACGAGATATCGACGCCCTGGTGGCCAGCGCGGAGCGGCGGTTGAACGAGGCCGAAGGTCTGACCCGCGACGAGGTGCGGCAGGTGACGCAGGCGGTGCGGCGCGATCTGGAAGAGTTTGCCCGCAGCTACCAGGAGAGCCGGGACGAATTTACCGACAGCGTATTTATGCGGGTGATCAAAGAGAGTCTGTGGCAGGAGTTGGCGGATATCACCGACAAAACCCAGTTGGAGTGGCGCGAGGTGTTCAAGGACGTCAGCCACCACGGCGTTTACCACAGCGGTGAAGTGGTGGGGCTGGGCAATCTGGTGTGCGAGCAATGCCACTATCACCTGGCTTTTTACACCCCGGAAGTGCTGCCGCTGTGCCCGAAATGCGGCCACGACCAGTTCCAGCGCCGGCCGTTTGAACCTTGATGACGTTCCCCGTCAGGGCGGGGAACGCTAAGGCCGGCGTTTAACGGAACAGTTTCTTCAGCAGGTTGCTCAGGAAACCGCCGCTGACGGTTGCCGGGGCAGCTTTCGCCTGCGCCGGCGCGCTAGCCGCTACGGCGACGCCGGCCGGGATTTTCTGCGCGACCGCGATGCGGCTGTCCTGAGCGGCTTTTTCCGCCGCTTCCGGGCCGTAGGCAAAGCCTTCTGCCAGCACGAATTCAACGTCGGTGATGCCGATAAAGCCCAGGAACAGCTTCACGTACGGCGTGATCAGATCCGTCGGCGTGTCGGCGTGGATGCCGCCGCGGCTGGAGATGACGATCGCTTTCTTGCCCGTCACCAGCCCTTCGGCGCCGGCGGAGGTATAGCGGAACGTCTGACCGGCGCGGGCGATCAGATCGAAGTAGATCTTCAGCTGCGTCGGGATATTGAAGTTGTACATCGGCGCGCTGATGATCAGCGTGTCGTGTGATTTCAGTTCGGCAATCAGCTCGTCGGACAGCGCCAGGGTGCTTTGCTGGTGCGGCGTCAGCGGTTTGTCGCCGGCGGAAAAACCGGCCATCACTTCGCCATCCAGCTCCGGCAGCGTCGGGTTGGCCAGATCGCGCACGGTAAAGGTGTCTTCAGGGTGAGTTTCACGCCATTGTTCAACAAAAAAATCGACTAATTTTCCAGACTGGGAATATTCACCCAGAATGCTTGATTTCAGGACCAGTACGCGGCTCATTGGCTTATCTCCAGGCGAAGTTTAATCGGTAACGATGTCAGTCGGTGTAAACGCATGGTAGAGGCAAGCCATGAACAGTGATAGCGCAAAAATTCGCTGAGTTAAATCAAAAAAGTTGAATGAGGGGCGCGAGCGCGCCCCGAAGGGATTAATAACGCGCTACGCGCTCGGCCAGCAGATCGATAAAGCCTTCGCGGTTGATGCCGGTCAGCACTTCCACGTTGGCCGCTTTGCCGGTTTGCTGGAAATAGTCCACCACCGTCATGCCGACGGTGTATTCCCCTTTGGTTTCCACACCCACCCAGCGTTCTACGCCGGTAAACAGCTGCGGCGCCAGCAGCCAGGCGATGGTGCAGGGATCGTGCATCGCCGCGCCGGGCAGGCCGCGCGGATGGCTGAGGTACAGCGGCAGATAAAAATCGAGCATCTCCGCCACCGCCTGGGCGACCGGATTGTCTATCTGACGAATGCGCTCGATATCCTGCGGCAGCACCAGCGCCTGATGGGTGACGTTCAGCCCGGCCATGGTCAGCGGCACGCCGGATTTCAGCACCATTTCGGCGGCTTCGGGATCGACGAAGATATTGAATTCCGCCACCGGCGTGGTATTGCCGGCGTTCATGCCGCCGCCCATAAATACGATGCGTTCGATGCGGCTTTTCAGCTCGGCATGCTGGGCCAACAGCAGGGCGATGTTGGTCATCGGGCCGGTCACCACCAGGGTGATCGGCTGGGGGCTGGTGCGCAGCAGGTCGGCGATCAGCTCAACGGCGCCGCGGGGGTCGGGCTTGAGGGTCGGTGTCGGCAGGTGGGTGTTGCCCATGCCGGTTTTGCCGTGGACATAGTCGGCGATCACCAGCTCGCGCATCAGCGGGCCGCTGGCGCCGGCGGCGACCGGAATGTCTTCGCGCTGCATCAGGGTCAACAGACCCAGCGCGTTATGCAGGGTTTTCTCCGGCGTCTGGTTGCCGGCGGAGGTGGTGATGGCTTTGACGTCCAGCTCCGGCGAACGCAGCGCCATGGCCAGCGCGATGGCGTCGTCGAGGCCGGGATCGCAATCGATGATAATAGGGCGGGGCATGTTCTTTCTCCTCTGTTTGTTATCCTGCGAGCATCGGATCAAAACCGGGGAGAAACAAGCGCTTTTAGTGCCGGGAGAAAAGATGCGCCCCTGGCGGGGCGCATAGAGGGAACTTAGTGCAGGATCTTGGCCAGGAAGTCCTTGGCGCGCTCGGATTCGGGGTTGTTGAAGAAATCGTCTTTGTTGCGGTCTTCGACGATTTTGCCTTCGTCCATAAAGATCACCCGGTTCGCCACTTTGCGGGCGAAGCCCATTTCGTGGGTCACCACCATCATGGTCATGCCTTCGTTCGCCAGCTCGACCATCACGTCCAGCACTTCATTGATCATTTCCGGATCGAGCGCCGAGGTCGGTTCATCGAACAGCATGGCGATCGGATCCATGCACAGCGCGCGGGCGATGGCGACGCGCTGCTGCTGGCCGCCGGACAGCTGACCGGGGAACTTGTTGGCGTGGGCGGAAAGGCCGACGCGTTCCAGCAGCTTCAGCCCCTTCTCGCGTGAGGCGGTTTTGTCGCGCTTGAGCACTTTCACCTGCGCCAGCGTCAGGTTGTCGATGATCGACAGATGCGGGAACAGCTCAAAGTGTTGGAACACCATGCCGACCTTGGCGCGCAGCTGCGCCAGATTGGTTTTCTTGTCGTTGACCGGCGTGCCGTTCACCAGGATATCGCCCTGCTGGATCGGCTCAAGGCCGTTGACGGTTTTGATCAGGGTGGACTTGCCGGAACCTGAAGGACCGCAGACGACGACCACTTCGCCTTTTTTCACTTCGGTGGTGCAATCGGTCAACACCTGAAAGTGACCGTACCACTTAGAAACATTTTTCAGGGATATCATCAAACAGTCCTTTTCTTCAAATAGCTTACCAGCGCCGAGGCGGCGAGGCTGATAACAAAATAGACAAAGCCGGCGAACAGGATCATTTCAACCTGGGTGCCGTCGCGTTCGCCGATGGTCGATGCGGTGCGGAAGAAGTCGGCCAGGCTCAGAACGTAAACCAGCGACGTATCCTGGAACAGCACGATGCCCTGAGTCAGCAGCAGCGGCACCATGGCACGAAACGCCTGCGGCAGGATCACCAGCCGCATGGATTGCCAGTGGGTCATGCCCAGCGCCAGCGCGGCGGAGGATTGGCCGCGCGAGATGCTGATAATGCCGGCGCGGATGATTTCCGAGTAATAGGCTGCTTCAAACAGGGAAAAGGCTACCATAGCCGAGATCAGGCGAATATCGGTTTTCGGCGACAACCCTAGAACCTGTTGTAATAAGCTTGGAACCACCAGATAGAACCACAGCAGCACCATCACCAGCGGCACCGAGCGGAACAGGTTGACGTACAGGGTGGCGAACCAGCTGATCGGCTTGAACGGCGACAGACGCATCACCGCAAGCACGGTGCCCCACAGGATGCCGACCACGATGGCGGTCACGGTGATCTTCAGCGTGATCGCCATGCCCTGCAGCAGGAAAGGGAAGCTTGGGACGATCGACGCCCAGTCAAATTCGTACATTATTTACTCCCCAGGTTGCCAGGCAACTGCACTTTCTTTTCGACCAGACGCATAAACAGCATGATAACGGCGTTGATGCCGATATAAGCCAGCGTGATGGCGGTAAAGGATTCATAGGCGTGTGCGGAGTAATCCAACAGCTTGCCGGCCTGTGCGGCCATGTCCACCAGCCCGATGGTTGAGGCGATGGCAGAGTTTTTGACCAGGTTGAGCATCTCCGAGGTCATCGGCGGCACGATCACCCGATAGGCGTTCGGCAGCAGCACGTAGCGGTAGGTTTGCGGCAGCGTCAGGCCCATCGCCAGCCCGGCCGCTTTCTGACCGCGCGGCAGGGATTGAATGGCGGCGCGCACCTGCTCGCAAACGCGGGCGGCGGTAAACAGCCCCAGGCAGAGCATGGAGGAGACGAAGAACTGCACGTTGGGATCCAGCTCGCTTTTAAACCAGGTGCCGATATTGGCCGGCAACAGTTCGGGGATCACCAGATACCAGGTAAAGAATTGCACGATCAGCGGCACGTTGCGGAACAGTTCGACGTAACAGGTGCCGAGGGCGGAAAGAAAGCGGTTGGGTACGGTACGTAAGATACCGAACAGCGAACCGACGAAGAAAGCGATAATCCATGCACAGACGGAGAGGGCCACCGTGACCTGAAAGCCGGACCAGATCCAGCCGAGGTATGTGGTGTTCCCAAACGGGGCCTGCTGCAGGAAGATACCCCAGTTCCAATCTATTGACATAACAAACTCCGGTAAACGGGCGCAGAGCGCCGAAGATTGATGACTTGATGAGCGCCGATCGCCGCGCGGCCAGTCTGGCTGGCTTATTGTGTGCGGAGGTCGGTGATGCGCCTTGGGGAAAATGAGGGAGGGGAACGGCCCCCCTCATACCTGTCTGTCCCAGTCATCAACTGGGCCGGTTTGGCCTGGCGGCCGCTCCGGCTGTCATTCTATTTAGTTCAATGCCTTGTCGTTAGGTTCTTTGAACAGCTGCTTCATGTCGTCCGACAGTTCGAAGTTCATGTTGAGGTTTTTCGGTGGAATAGGCTGCTTGAACCATTTATCAAACCACTTGGCCGCTTCGCCGGAGGTTTGCGCCTGGACGATGGTGTCATCGACCAGTTTCTTGAACGCAGGATCGTCTTTACGCAGCATGCAGCCGTAAGCTTCTTTCGACTGCGGCGTGCCGATGATTTCCCACTGATCCGGCTTCTTGGCCTTGGCGCGCTCACCCGCCAGCAGGGCGTCATCCATCATAAAGGCCACCGCGCGGCCGCTTTCCAGGGTGCGGAAGGAGTCGCCGTGGTCTTTGGCGCTGATGATGCGCATGTTCATTTTGTCGCTGTCGTTCAGCTTGTTCAGCAGCACTTCGGAGGTGGTGCCGGAGGTAACGACCACCGGTTTGCCGGCCAGGTCTTTAAAGTCTTTGATGTCGGAGCCTTTCTTCACCAGCAAGCGGGTGCCGACCACGAAAATGGTGTCGGAGAAGGCGGCCTGTTTCTGGCGCTCGAGGTTATTGGTGGTGGAGCCGCACTCGAAGTCATAGGTGCCGTTTTGCAGCAGCGGAATGCGGTTCTGCGAGGTAATCGGCAGCATTTTCACCTGCAGATTCGGTGCATTAAGCTTTTTCTTAACAGCTTCAACGATTTGGTTGGAGTAGTCCTGAGAGTAGCCCACAACTTTTTGTTGGTTGTCGTAGTAGGAAAAGGGCACTGACGATTCGCGGTGGCCGACAACGATCACGCCATTGTCTTTGATTTTCTTCAGCGTACCGGTCAGGTCTTCCGCGTGCGCCACGCTACCTGCCGCACCGAGCAGCAGTAACGATAACGCCAATTTACGCATTTGCATGGTCCAACTCCTTTGCTGTTGTGGTGGCTCTGACTAAAGAGCGTCAGGTTAAATCGACTATTTATTGCTCAAATTATAAAGATAGTCTTAGAACAGATAGCCGTTAAAAAATAACCGATTGTGAATACCTTGAAACTAAAATGTTTCATTTTTTGAGACGCCGCGCGCACCAAATCAATGCAACAAAACCCTGAAGCACCCGTGCGGTGCGTCAGATGCACCCAAAATGTGCACGGGTGCGACAAAACGTCAGCAAAAGTAAACCGGCGCGCGAGGTCGCCATAGATAAAGCAAGGAGTG is part of the Serratia surfactantfaciens genome and encodes:
- a CDS encoding zinc ribbon-containing protein, which gives rise to MNKVAQYYRELVASLTERLKNGERDIDALVASAERRLNEAEGLTRDEVRQVTQAVRRDLEEFARSYQESRDEFTDSVFMRVIKESLWQELADITDKTQLEWREVFKDVSHHGVYHSGEVVGLGNLVCEQCHYHLAFYTPEVLPLCPKCGHDQFQRRPFEP
- a CDS encoding amino acid ABC transporter substrate-binding protein, giving the protein MQMRKLALSLLLLGAAGSVAHAEDLTGTLKKIKDNGVIVVGHRESSVPFSYYDNQQKVVGYSQDYSNQIVEAVKKKLNAPNLQVKMLPITSQNRIPLLQNGTYDFECGSTTNNLERQKQAAFSDTIFVVGTRLLVKKGSDIKDFKDLAGKPVVVTSGTTSEVLLNKLNDSDKMNMRIISAKDHGDSFRTLESGRAVAFMMDDALLAGERAKAKKPDQWEIIGTPQSKEAYGCMLRKDDPAFKKLVDDTIVQAQTSGEAAKWFDKWFKQPIPPKNLNMNFELSDDMKQLFKEPNDKALN
- the gltK gene encoding glutamate/aspartate ABC transporter permease GltK, with protein sequence MYEFDWASIVPSFPFLLQGMAITLKITVTAIVVGILWGTVLAVMRLSPFKPISWFATLYVNLFRSVPLVMVLLWFYLVVPSLLQQVLGLSPKTDIRLISAMVAFSLFEAAYYSEIIRAGIISISRGQSSAALALGMTHWQSMRLVILPQAFRAMVPLLLTQGIVLFQDTSLVYVLSLADFFRTASTIGERDGTQVEMILFAGFVYFVISLAASALVSYLKKRTV
- a CDS encoding FMN-dependent NADH-azoreductase, whose protein sequence is MSRVLVLKSSILGEYSQSGKLVDFFVEQWRETHPEDTFTVRDLANPTLPELDGEVMAGFSAGDKPLTPHQQSTLALSDELIAELKSHDTLIISAPMYNFNIPTQLKIYFDLIARAGQTFRYTSAGAEGLVTGKKAIVISSRGGIHADTPTDLITPYVKLFLGFIGITDVEFVLAEGFAYGPEAAEKAAQDSRIAVAQKIPAGVAVAASAPAQAKAAPATVSGGFLSNLLKKLFR
- the leuS gene encoding leucine--tRNA ligase — translated: MQEQYRPEDIESNVQLHWQEKQTFKVTEDDSKEKYYCLSMLPYPSGRLHMGHVRNYTIGDVISRYQRMLGKNVLQPIGWDAFGLPAEGAAVKNNTAPAPWTYDNIEYMKNQLKLLGFGYDWDREIATCQPEYYRWEQWFFTKLYEKGLVYKKTSAVNWCPHDLTVLANEQVIDGCCWRCDTKVERKEIPQWFIKITAYADQLLNDLDTLESWPEQVKTMQRNWIGRSEGVEITFDVADSEEKLTVYTTRPDTFMGATYVAVAAGHPLAQQGARNNPALTEFIDECRNTKVAEAEMATMEKKGMPTGLFVVHPLSGEKLPVWVANFVLMEYGTGAVMAVPAHDQRDWEFATKYDLPIKPVILNLDGSQPDVSAEAMTDKGALFNSGEFDGLDNEAGFNAIADKLVAKGVGQRKVNYRLRDWGVSRQRYWGAPIPMVTLEDGTVMPTPEDQLPVILPEDVVMDGITSPIKADPEWAKTTVNGQPALRETDTFDTFMESSWYYARYTCPQYDQGMLDPAAANYWLPVDQYIGGIEHAIMHLMYFRFFHKLMRDAGLVDSDEPAKRLLCQGMVLADAFYYTGNSGERVWVSPVDATVERDDKGRITKATDPQGRELVYAGMSKMSKSKNNGIDPQEMVEKYGADTVRLFMMFASPAEMTLEWQESGVEGANRFLKRVWKLAYDHVEKGAVQPLDVAALNEDQKALRRDLHKTIAKVTDDIGRRQTFNTAIAAVMELMNKLARAPQESEQDRALLQEALLAVVRMLYPFTPHVCFTLWQALGGEGDVDTAPWPVADEQAMVEDSKLVVVQVNGKVRAKITVSADATEEQVRARAAEEHLVAKYLDGVTIRKVIYVPGKLLNLVVG
- a CDS encoding amino acid ABC transporter permease — translated: MSIDWNWGIFLQQAPFGNTTYLGWIWSGFQVTVALSVCAWIIAFFVGSLFGILRTVPNRFLSALGTCYVELFRNVPLIVQFFTWYLVIPELLPANIGTWFKSELDPNVQFFVSSMLCLGLFTAARVCEQVRAAIQSLPRGQKAAGLAMGLTLPQTYRYVLLPNAYRVIVPPMTSEMLNLVKNSAIASTIGLVDMAAQAGKLLDYSAHAYESFTAITLAYIGINAVIMLFMRLVEKKVQLPGNLGSK
- a CDS encoding amino acid ABC transporter ATP-binding protein, giving the protein MISLKNVSKWYGHFQVLTDCTTEVKKGEVVVVCGPSGSGKSTLIKTVNGLEPIQQGDILVNGTPVNDKKTNLAQLRAKVGMVFQHFELFPHLSIIDNLTLAQVKVLKRDKTASREKGLKLLERVGLSAHANKFPGQLSGGQQQRVAIARALCMDPIAMLFDEPTSALDPEMINEVLDVMVELANEGMTMMVVTHEMGFARKVANRVIFMDEGKIVEDRNKDDFFNNPESERAKDFLAKILH
- the rihA gene encoding pyrimidine-specific ribonucleoside hydrolase RihA, whose product is MPRPIIIDCDPGLDDAIALAMALRSPELDVKAITTSAGNQTPEKTLHNALGLLTLMQREDIPVAAGASGPLMRELVIADYVHGKTGMGNTHLPTPTLKPDPRGAVELIADLLRTSPQPITLVVTGPMTNIALLLAQHAELKSRIERIVFMGGGMNAGNTTPVAEFNIFVDPEAAEMVLKSGVPLTMAGLNVTHQALVLPQDIERIRQIDNPVAQAVAEMLDFYLPLYLSHPRGLPGAAMHDPCTIAWLLAPQLFTGVERWVGVETKGEYTVGMTVVDYFQQTGKAANVEVLTGINREGFIDLLAERVARY